A genomic stretch from Bacillus sp. N1-1 includes:
- a CDS encoding ribonucleotide-diphosphate reductase subunit beta, translating to MATIQKRKLYDVSAPNSSTGIINGESSNVLNWDDVRFSWAYPMYKNMLGNFWTPFEINMSNDIKQWEGLSEDEQDTFKKIIGLLAFLDSIQTDYSSKVADYLTDSSLSALMQVLSFQEVVHNQSYSYVLSSIVNKHEQDRIFEYWKHDDVLLERNQFIASGYEAFVQNPSPQTFFESIVYDIILEGLFFYAGFAFFYNLARNQKMVSTSTMINYINRDEQLHVTLFVNIVKELFKEHPELNTEENHAFINNTFREAAELEIKWGEYIIGDRFPGITMNELSDYIKFMANTRVNQLGIERPFEGHRENPMRWIKAYADVNAGKSDFFEQKSRQYTKVSDDNGFDDL from the coding sequence ATGGCGACAATACAGAAAAGAAAGCTTTATGACGTGTCTGCACCGAATAGTTCGACAGGGATTATTAACGGTGAGAGCTCAAACGTTCTAAACTGGGATGATGTCCGCTTTAGCTGGGCCTATCCCATGTATAAAAATATGCTAGGAAACTTTTGGACTCCGTTTGAGATCAATATGTCAAACGACATAAAGCAGTGGGAAGGACTAAGTGAAGACGAGCAAGATACGTTTAAGAAAATCATTGGACTTCTCGCTTTTCTAGATTCGATTCAAACCGACTATTCGAGCAAAGTAGCAGACTATTTAACAGATTCAAGCCTATCTGCGCTCATGCAGGTGCTTTCCTTTCAGGAAGTTGTGCACAATCAGTCTTATAGCTATGTGCTTTCTTCTATTGTCAATAAACATGAGCAGGACCGGATTTTTGAATACTGGAAGCATGATGACGTGCTCTTAGAACGTAATCAATTTATTGCATCTGGATATGAAGCATTTGTTCAAAATCCATCACCGCAAACGTTTTTTGAATCGATCGTCTATGACATTATCCTTGAAGGACTTTTCTTCTATGCTGGCTTTGCTTTCTTTTATAACCTTGCTCGAAATCAAAAGATGGTGTCGACTTCAACGATGATTAACTATATTAATCGTGATGAACAGCTTCACGTAACGTTATTCGTAAACATTGTGAAGGAACTGTTCAAGGAGCATCCTGAGCTTAATACGGAAGAGAACCATGCTTTCATTAATAATACCTTCAGAGAAGCGGCTGAACTTGAGATCAAATGGGGGGAATACATCATCGGTGATCGTTTTCCTGGTATTACGATGAATGAATTAAGCGACTATATTAAATTTATGGCTAATACCCGCGTGAACCAGCTTGGAATCGAGCGTCCTTTTGAAGGGCATCGGGAGAATCCAATGAGGTGGATCAAAGCGTATGCCGATGTGAATGCTGGTAAAAGTGATTTCTTTGAACAGAAGTCACGCCAGTACACGAAAGTGTCTGATGATAATGGTTTTGACGACTTATAG